In the Leptospiraceae bacterium genome, one interval contains:
- a CDS encoding TolC family protein, which yields MRYEKVRQAEAKKGLAFSMFLPTLSYRNQRTEFYPNPSDKQESERNKQMAYSVAGVPPAYLPLLNSSGSSSGTSLPPTLRSGQRLVLHVPIFTGLTEYSSYISAKSEIKVRKLEMSQEAMLLLTDLSQTYYTILLLEKSLQHKKEIQKLTKELIFEYRRRVNLGQARNSELSSIQARLATYDAEVFSIQEQIVAGNEKISYLCNVVSANPKLSDNILIQEPNFTLNEAIEKLEDRVDVRTAKASLGLAHEKVLAAKGGLLPNVYVDAQYSIPQGNTKSSIFAQFVFELPLFSGGKTIFAISEANSIKKEAEIFLKNTIRSGVEEIRRTYSAYRTGVSEVEAYKKALDSAERSHRLIRRDFQNKITNSLELLNSLTSLAQARESYDRAYLQNKLNRVLLGIVTGELPYKANNWKTDENKKDEKNK from the coding sequence ATGCGTTACGAGAAAGTAAGACAAGCCGAAGCTAAAAAAGGATTAGCTTTCAGTATGTTTTTACCAACCCTATCTTACAGAAACCAAAGAACCGAATTTTATCCAAACCCATCAGATAAGCAAGAGAGTGAAAGAAATAAACAAATGGCCTATTCAGTTGCAGGAGTTCCCCCGGCTTATCTTCCACTTTTAAATTCATCGGGGTCTTCTTCGGGAACCAGCTTACCTCCTACACTTCGCTCCGGTCAAAGATTAGTTTTACACGTTCCCATATTTACGGGATTAACAGAATATTCTAGTTATATAAGCGCAAAGTCTGAAATCAAAGTTAGAAAATTAGAGATGAGTCAAGAAGCCATGCTGCTACTTACTGACCTTTCTCAAACCTATTACACAATACTACTATTGGAAAAATCTTTACAACATAAAAAGGAAATCCAAAAATTAACGAAAGAATTAATCTTTGAGTACAGAAGAAGAGTAAATCTCGGTCAGGCAAGAAACTCGGAGCTTTCGAGTATCCAAGCAAGACTCGCAACTTATGATGCTGAAGTTTTCTCTATCCAAGAACAAATTGTCGCAGGAAATGAAAAAATTTCTTATCTTTGCAATGTAGTTAGTGCTAATCCAAAACTAAGCGATAACATTCTGATTCAAGAACCAAACTTTACTCTAAACGAAGCAATAGAAAAATTAGAGGACAGGGTTGATGTTCGTACTGCAAAAGCCTCTCTCGGGCTTGCACACGAAAAAGTACTCGCTGCAAAAGGCGGACTTTTGCCCAATGTGTATGTTGATGCACAATATAGTATTCCACAAGGCAATACGAAAAGCAGCATATTTGCACAATTCGTATTTGAACTCCCTTTATTCTCAGGCGGAAAAACAATTTTTGCAATTTCGGAAGCAAACTCAATTAAAAAAGAAGCCGAGATTTTTTTAAAAAATACAATTCGTTCAGGAGTAGAAGAAATTCGTAGAACCTATTCCGCCTATCGTACGGGCGTTAGCGAAGTAGAAGCCTATAAAAAAGCACTCGACTCTGCCGAAAGAAGTCATAGATTGATCCGTCGAGATTTTCAAAATAAAATCACCAACTCTCTTGAATTACTAAACTCACTTACAAGCCTTGCCCAGGCGAGAGAAAGCTACGACAGAGCTTACCTCCAAAATAAATTAAATAGAGTGCTACTGGGAATAGTAACAGGAGAGCTTCCCTATAAAGCCAATAACTGGAAAACTGATGAGAACAAAAAGGACGAAAAAAACAAATGA